AATCTGCTTGTCCTGCTCTTTAATCAACGCAGTCATTTCATCTACTTTTTCTGTTAACTGTTCTTTTGATTTCACTTTTACAACCGGTAATAATGCATCTACTGTTTGCACATATTCAGATAGGTAGCTGAACGCCGCTTTACTTGTAACGGCTTCAATACGACGAACACCTGCCCCAGTACCTGATTCAGAAACAATCTTGAACAGACCAATTTCACCTGTATTACGTACGTGAACACCACCACATAACTCGATAGAATAGTCACTCATTTCAACAACACGTACAACATCGCCATACTTTTCTCCAAACAGCGCCATCGCACCTTTTGCCTTTGCTTCATTAATCGGCATCTCGTTAATTTCAACATGTATGTTCTGCCAGATTTTTTCGTTAACGATCTGCTCAACTTTTGCAATCTCTTCTTTCGTCACAGGTCCGAAATGCGAGAAGTCAAAGCGCAGACGTTCAGGCGTAACTAAAGATCCTGCCTGATTAACATGTGTGCCTAACACATCCTTTAATGCCTGATGCATTAAATGGGTTGCACTGTGGTTTTTAATGACGAATGTTCTGAATTCTGCATTTACAGCTGCTTTCACTTCAGATTTCGTTACTTTACCGAAACGCACTGTACCTGTGTGTAAGTTTTGGCCGTTCGGCGCTTTCGTAACTTCAGTCACTTCAATTTCGAAGCCTTCTCCAGTAACAATACCTGTATCTGCAACTTGTCCACCACTTACAGCGTAGAATGGCGTTTCAGTTAATACAAACTGCACGTCAGAACGATCATCAGCTTCATCTACTTCTACACCATCCTGCAGTAATGCAGTAATGACCGTATCCGTCGTTAACGTATCATAACCGACGAACTTACTGTCAACTTTAATATTTGATAATACTTCATTTTGTACTTGCATACTTTGCGTCTTCTGACGTGCTTCACGCGCACGTGTACGCTGCCTTTCCATCGCCACTTCAAAACCTTCGTGATCAACTTTCACGCCCGCTTCTTCAGCAAGTTCTTCCGTTAATTCAACCGGGAAACCAAATGTATCATAAAGCTTAAAGACATCTTCACCCTTTAACACATTGTCAGAAGCTTTAGCGCTATCTTTAAGTGCTTTGAACTGCACTAAACCTTCTTCTAAAGTTTCATGGAAACGATCTTCTTCAGATTTCACGACTTTCTTGATAAAATCCTTATTCTTATCAACGTCAGGATAATAAGGTTTCATAATGCTTGCTACGATATCCACAAGCTCATACATGAACGGCTTATTAATATCAATCTTCTGTGCAAAGCGCACTGCACGACGTAATAGACGACGTAGCACATAGCCTCGACCTTCATTTGAAGGCAATGCACCATCTCCGA
Above is a window of Macrococcoides canis DNA encoding:
- the alaS gene encoding alanine--tRNA ligase, producing the protein MKRLTAAEIRQMYLDFFVEKGHMIEPSAPLVPIDDDTLLWINSGVATLKKYFDGRVIPKNPRITNAQKSIRTNDIENVGFTARHHTFFEMLGNFSIGDYFKKEAIEFAWEFLTSERWMAIEPEKLYVTIHPEDTEAYDFWVNDIGLTDDRITRIEGNFWDIGEGPSGPNTEIFYDRGESYGQDDPAEEMYPGGENERYLEVWNLVFSEFNHNPDHTYSPLPKQNIDTGMGLERMASISQDVPTNYDTDLFMPIIEATEQISGRKYRDNKEDDVAFKVIADHIRTVSFAIGDGALPSNEGRGYVLRRLLRRAVRFAQKIDINKPFMYELVDIVASIMKPYYPDVDKNKDFIKKVVKSEEDRFHETLEEGLVQFKALKDSAKASDNVLKGEDVFKLYDTFGFPVELTEELAEEAGVKVDHEGFEVAMERQRTRAREARQKTQSMQVQNEVLSNIKVDSKFVGYDTLTTDTVITALLQDGVEVDEADDRSDVQFVLTETPFYAVSGGQVADTGIVTGEGFEIEVTEVTKAPNGQNLHTGTVRFGKVTKSEVKAAVNAEFRTFVIKNHSATHLMHQALKDVLGTHVNQAGSLVTPERLRFDFSHFGPVTKEEIAKVEQIVNEKIWQNIHVEINEMPINEAKAKGAMALFGEKYGDVVRVVEMSDYSIELCGGVHVRNTGEIGLFKIVSESGTGAGVRRIEAVTSKAAFSYLSEYVQTVDALLPVVKVKSKEQLTEKVDEMTALIKEQDKQIVQLNKEVSSLKMGDITDNVEDINGIKLLSTEVEVQDAKMLRELMDDYKSKVQDAVIFLVAATDKLSYMASVPKALTDKVKAGDLIKAVAQETGGKGGGRPDSAQGGAPNPEDVTKALQFVNSYINQL